The Antechinus flavipes isolate AdamAnt ecotype Samford, QLD, Australia chromosome 4, AdamAnt_v2, whole genome shotgun sequence genomic interval TGGGAAGACTCTATTTCAGGGGACAGATCCCCATCTTCGATGTACTCCAGGCGCCGAGAACGATAACCATTTTCATGCTTGACAGAGTCATTAGAACGAATACTATGTGGCCCTCCATTTTCTGTAGACCTAAACCCGGTCCTTCCTTCTTTGTAGCCCCCTGCTCGAGAGAAGTTCCTAGATGTAGGCATTCTGCCTGTACCAGCAGCATTACGATTAATGAATGTTCTTGGGGGCAAAGAGGATCCCCCAGAGCCCTGGTGACGGGGAGGCTTGTTTGGTCGGTCATTGGCCCAGTTAGGTTCTCTCTGTGGAGAGCTTCCAAACCTTAAGTATAGAAGCAAAAAAACTCCATTATAATCTAGTGATGAAAAGGACTACAAGTTCTAGTGGTTATAGGACCATATCATCTTCTTCAATGGTGCTACAATTTCTGACTGCATGAATGGTGGCAGTAAAGAAAAGTAAGTCCTCTACCTGAAAATTTTCAATAATCCTTACTTCAAGCCATTCCTCACCTAGGTTTACGGATTCTCCGGGGTTTGATATCATCAGGGTTGTGAGCTGATCGAATATCATAACCATACAGGGCAATGAGCTCCTGCCGAGACTTGGGTGCTTGTTCATCCTCTCTGAACTTGTCATGCTCCCAGCGACCCTCATCCTTCCACAGCTTCCGCTGACGTCCTTTGGGTctagacaaaaatggaaaaaagtcttTCTGGCTTGTAGGACCTATCAAGCTGAAAAACACTTTGAAGAAGCATGATGTCTTCcctgagaagagagagacatttATAGTACAAAATAAACATTGCCTGATTCAGCCTGGTTCAGCTTCCCAGTCAAAGCAAGTAGGCCTCCCAGAGGTCTGGACAATACTAATGCCAAACCCCTTTACTAGACTATAGATTCCACAAAGGGAAAGGCCACATCTTATCTAAATTTTGCaacttcctcagacacttaagacatCTTTGTTGAACAAATAGCTGTTTGGAATATAGTCTGGTAGCTCAGCTgtgacaatattttttaaaatgtaatctgtATAGCATTTCAAGTCATCTTATGCATTTCTCCTAAAATAGAGAAACAACTATTTCTATGCAAATCCTTTTTGAGAAGCCCCTTCCTAAGTGTTACCTGACTTCTTCTTCTTGAGTTTGGCCTCGAAGGTCATGTTCAAAGAAGAGCCCTTTCCTGGGGATGTAGGCAGGGTTCTTCCGATCTTCATCATCATCCAAATGTTTTGGGACCTTTTTACCCACCTTGTTTTCTACAGGTTCTGTGCTTTcctgaaagaaaagcaaaagagctTTTTATTTCTCCAAGCTAAGAATAATTCATCTTGCCCTAAGACGAAATGTCCTCTGATGGGTACCTACTTGTCCATCTCCACTTTGTCTCTCGCCAGTCACAGTTCCTTTTGGATCAggcttttcttctcctttatcttcttttGCCAAAGAATTAGCAGCATCATTAGCTTCTGATTTCAGCTCCACCTTGGAACTTTCCTCTTCACTGTATTCTTCCTCTCCCTAAAAAGATATTGTCCTTGTtacttcttaaagaaaaatcaggacgAATCTTTCCCGTGGGAAACCTATCCTTTTGATAAGAATCATTAGTATAATCAGTTGAAATTAAAAGCTAAAATACTTTCCCTATCTTCTTGCAAAAGTAAAGCAAAagttttatgaaaatgaaattctaGGTTTTAGATTTTTTGGAATTAATTCTAGTAGTTGACACATACTAGACAGTTAACAAAGAATCATCAGGTGATTAATTATCTCGCTAGATAaggtgttctttttaaaaaattttttttgggggggaaagagacacaattgggtttaagtgatttgccaaggagGGAAATAGCTAGTGTATGAGGTTCCATGTGAACTGCTCTCAGATCAGGTATctttaacttgtttttaaaaatattttaataattgcatttcagggacagctagatggaaaaatggaaggagcaccagctctgaagtcgagaggatctgagttcaaatctggcctcagacacttaatacttactagatttatgactctaggcaagtcacttaaccctgattgtctcacTTCCCAAAAAAATCCAcaagaattggtttcctttgtaatctatattttatgtacttaaaaacattctgagaaggggttcagaTACTTCACAAAGACTGCCAAAGGGAGCTACAACAcaagaaattttaagaatttctGCTCTACATCAATTAACTAGTATTCACATACTGTTTTATGCAAACCTCAGACACAAAGCATGAATTCTCCCTTTTGAAATagtcaagaataattttttttttttttttttttgctgaggcaatagggattaagtgacttgtccaaggtcacagagctaggaagtgctaaatgGACACTTGAGGACAGATGAACTTCAGGTGCTCTAACCATGTCAAGAACATTTTAATTGAAAAGAACAAATGCTAAAAATATCCAggaaatcagtaaatattttctatttaatagcATAATAAATCTAACAAGTCCTTCTAAAAAAATCTCATAGCTTTATGGAGTCTTTCTTCCTACATTTAGCCAACAAGAAACCAGCTCTTCATTCCTTCAATAAATGACCAGCATCCATTTCTCTGCCTGGTACTACATTCCCTACCGATTCTCAGCCTCAGCTCTAAAAATTCTGTTTGGTGTACATGTGACCTTTCTTCACTGCCCCTCAAACAGGGAGCCTAGAACTTTTCTTTGACTGGAAGAAACATCCTGAAGTAGTAATTGAATGATTAACGAGGTGACCTTGTTTATACTCTGTCTCCACTCTGTAGCTGAATGTATAAAGGATtcagaaactaatttttttttcagcattcaAAGGAAGGATACAAATAGTACAGTGCTGGGGAAAATCCAAATTATACCCCAAAATTGAAACCTAACAAGCCAAAGTGCTGCCCTGGAGTTCCATGGTTTTATCTTTTCAACACTAACACCTTCAACGCTAAGAATCAGCTAAGGTTTTTTCATTTACAATAAATTCCTTCATTGCAAAGGCTTACACTCAAGGTACACACAAGAATCCCAGCCAAAAAACTAGGAAAGTTGCATCTGTAAGGTCATGATTATCAAGAGGCATTGTGTAGTTGTGGGaaaagcactggacctggaatcattaaagacctgaattcaaatttcaccttGACACTTGTTAAATCACTTATCTtcctgaatctcaatttcctatCTCTGTGAAGTGGGGAAGATACCTATTTTAGATGATGAAATGCAAATAGAAGTCAAGTTGTCCCACAACTCTTAAAAACATAGCAGAAGaaaggagaatttggaactcaaaaatttgttaaaagttgtttttacatgtaattggagaagaaacaaaatataaattctttaaaaattataacagcAACATCTGTTGTTATTTTAAACATTATACACAGAAGGGGCAGGTATGCTTATGCCATTCCAATGGATACTTTACCCTGAAATTCCTAATCACACATGTCCATGACAGACTCCTACAGCACTGAAGGAACACTCTGACAATCAATATCACTCAGATCATGCCACTGCTAAACCCTCAAAGTAACTCTCAAAGTTACtctcaaaaagagagaaaataatgctCATGCTGCCTAAAGTGTATTGTCTCATGCTGGCCTAAGTTGGAATTGACATCACTCACAAGACAACTCTAGCTTTACAGCAGTTAAAATGAACTACTTAACCACTATAAGGCAAAACtgaaaactgataaaaaaaaccTGATGGTACAAGGGCTCTAGGCATAATATCTAAGatgcttttgttattttatttttaccacttttttttctaattacaaaaaattctattcatataaaataaatccctttGTAAGATCAAGTCAATTTCTGATGCTAAACAGTTTTTCTGAAGCACAAAAGGAGAAGTGGAACAGAAAGGCAACCACATCATTGTGACAGCAGCTCTGTATACAACGGATAATTGATTGACTTGCAAGATTTGTAGTAAGAATTGTATGCATACTCCAAATTGTTTGTTCATGTACTACAGAAAAATGTTGTACTCACTTCTGAATCCTCTGCACTTTCATAATCTGAGAGAACagctgaaaagaagaaagaaatcagaagtcAAACAAACCAGCTAGACAAAGTAACTATAAGCACACAATCTGTCCACAGGGTGACCCAATGTAGTTGTAGGCTCAGTGAGAACAAACCCTCTTTGCCATCACTGCTAAATTTAGAGttataaaagaatagaaaatgcaCTGCCATTATAGTTAAGTTCAGACCTATACAAAATAGAGGATGTAAGaagtttaaaattagaaaataactaCATCCAAGATAGCAGTCTCAGGAAAAACAGATTGTTAGAGTAAGCAATTAAAGAGCAAGTTTGTGTGTGAGGTTGAGATTTGTATCAATCGCTTGCCCACTGAGGCCAAAGTAGCTCCTTACTCACCATCGCCTTCTATGCAGTCTTCACTTTCCTAGATAAAAGAAGACAGAGTTTGACTCTTGGCTATAATTCTACATGAAATTCACTTCTACATTTCCCCCCACCCATCTATGGACATTTCCCAGatgacaaaatgagatatttgtaaagcacaaaaGCTTTAGGAAgaatcctgtctgactcttcatgacctcatttggggttttcttggcaaggatactggagtggtttgccatttccttctccagaagtAGTTATTTACTCctatctgactttttatgactctATTTGGAGTCACAAGATCCtgaagaaattttcatttctttctccaacacatgaggaaactgaagcaaaaagggtaaagtgatttgtctacagtcacagctaggaagtgtcttaagagggatttgaactcgggtattcctgactccaggcctggctctCTGTCCATTTCAACACTCAGCTGCCCTTCAGGAACGTTAGCTACTAGTATTAACTGTTTTAAAACAGAAGGATGGGGCCAGAGGTCCAAAGAGCTAAGAAGAAGGGCGAAAAATAAACCTGAAGTCATCTTCTAGACGCACCTGAGATTGGGAGAACCggtggaggggagagaggaaggaatgggGCAAGACAAATATGGGCACACTTCCTACCCCCTTTTTTCAAACTTAGGGAGTGGCAGAGAAAACACTCGATCTAATCCTCTCGACCCTCGGGTGAAAGGAAAACTACTTCGCGCACGACTCCTCTGCTTCATTCCTTCAGGGGTCAACCCTACAGACCATCCCCATCTCATCCAGTCccgtcccctccccctccccgcagGCCCCgccccctttcttctcctccttccccccgccCGCCGCTCCGCGCTCTGCCCGGAACGGCCTGGGCCCCGCTCACTCACACACTCCGACTCTTCGGGACTTCGGAGACCGCCTCCCTCCGCCCGCCGCGAGTTGAGGCCTCCGGACCTGCCGCCGCGCAGCGAGGACGAGGAGCCTCCGCCGGGCCCCCCGCCTCCGCCGCCCCCGCCCCGGGAACCGGCACTGTCTGAGCCCGAGGCTCCGGACTCTTCATCCTCTGTGTCCTGCGAGGCGCGCTGCCGTCGTCGGTCCGCCATCTTGCGGAGAACCGACCCCCGTCCGGGCTTCCGCGCTCCCTCGCTCGATCGCGAGTTACCCGATTCCCCCCCGCCGCCCGCCAGCCCGTCAGCCTGTCTGCCGCGCCCGTTCGCAGGGGCCGCTGGGAGACCGAAGCTCGGTGGAGGAGGAAAGCCAGGCGAGACTACAAAACCCAGTATGCTCTGTGTCAAGAGCCCGTCGCTCCGCTTTGCTTCCGGTCTCGTGGTGGCGCTCGGCTACTCGAAACTCCAGTGGTTCTTAGAGGCTGGGCAAGGACAAATGGTGCAGTGGGCGGGGACAGTCAGGAGAGAGTGTGGTTGGGTTGGGGGAACTGGGCGGGGGTTTGTTCCTCGCTAGCAGAGCGCTTGCGCGCATGGGCCCCAGCCTTCCCAAGCATTTTTACTGCCAGCCGAAGAGGAAAATAGCCGGCCTTCCTCCAATGAGGGGACCTCCCCGCCTCACTCCGGCCATCTTCTAAGCTTGAATGTCTGAGGCTGTAAGCTTGGAGGAGCGGTTTGCGAGCTTTGAACAGGGTGATCGTGTTTTCCATTTTCCATGACTCCCAACCTTTTTGCTCGCTGTGAAAGAATGCTCTAGAGTCGCTCCCTGAAAGCCCTCTCCCGGGTCGGGACACCAAAGGGGTTACCAGAGGCTTTGGTCTGCAGTCGAGCTCAGACCAGGGCCAAGGTAAcgctgttatttttttaaaacttggctATCAAGCCCCTCCGGTCTTCTATTCCCCTTTTTATATTTCGTGGATGCTATTGCTCGACTCGAAGCTGCTCACTAGTCAGTTTGCCCTTTCTCTTACCATTATTTGCTGGATAATCTTTATGCCCCTTTAGGTCAGAGTTGGAAATAGGTGTGTGATGAATAAAAGACCAGTCTTTGAATCTGAAAGACCTTAAGTGCTGCCGCTTATCCTTCcaagacaaacttttttttaagagtttttgAGTTGGATAACAGTTGCCAATAAGTTGCTAATTAGGTAGTACTTCATACAAAGTATCGCCTATGACTTCTGATCAATGTGAGTAAAgtttcccacacaaataaagaatAGGTCTAGACCAAAATAAATGTGTTCCTTTGCCGTTTGGGTCACCTCCAACTTATTTATCTTTTGTAGAGTGAAGTGTTCCTAGATTTAGAAACCTAAAGCACCACTggaaaaaaacttttctattttcttaagtttttttccaCTGGGTAGTAGTTTTGAGATTATGCAAAGCATTATGCAAGCTCCCAAATACAATCTATCATTCTTCCTAGGGGAAGACTGGCCAGTTATAATGGTGAAAAGAGCATTTTTCACCCATCTTAGTTTTGCAATATGTCTATTATTAGCTTACCTCTTTGAGTATTTGTAAATCTCATTAAGGAGGTACTGCTATATTCTGACAATGCAATCAACTCATCTGCAATCAGGATCCTCTAGAAGACAAGTATCTCTTCGGTTTGGACCTTAACAAGACTGGTGAATACCTTTAAGGAGCATACCTACCTGgtcatatgtcttttttttttgctgaggcaattggggttaagtg includes:
- the CASC3 gene encoding protein CASC3; the protein is MADRRRQRASQDTEDEESGASGSDSAGSRGGGGGGGGPGGGSSSSLRGGRSGGLNSRRAEGGGLRSPEESECESEDCIEGDAVLSDYESAEDSEGEEEYSEEESSKVELKSEANDAANSLAKEDKGEEKPDPKGTVTGERQSGDGQESTEPVENKVGKKVPKHLDDDEDRKNPAYIPRKGLFFEHDLRGQTQEEEVRPKGRQRKLWKDEGRWEHDKFREDEQAPKSRQELIALYGYDIRSAHNPDDIKPRRIRKPRFGSSPQREPNWANDRPNKPPRHQGSGGSSLPPRTFINRNAAGTGRMPTSRNFSRAGGYKEGRTGFRSTENGGPHSIRSNDSVKHENGYRSRRLEYIEDGDLSPEIESSHVLGSPEKEEAASEPPPPIPETVPPPPDRPVEKKSYSRARRSRNKAGDASKLAEEVPPPVEGPAPAPPPPATTPPTPPKTGNWEAPVDSSTGELEQDMTQLNLTEQNWSPGQPQFLQPRELRGIPNHMHLGAGPPPQFNRMEEMSVQGSRAKRYSSQRQRPVPEPPAPPVHISIMEGHYYDPLQFQGPIYTHSDSPTPMPPQGMIVQPEMHLPHPGLHPHQTPTPLPNPGLYPPPVSMSPGQPPPQQLLAPTYFSAPGVMNFGSPSYPYAPGALPPPPPPHLYPNTQAQSQVYGGVTYYNPVQQQVQPKPSPPRRTSQPVTIKPPPPEVVSRGSS